The following are encoded in a window of Solidesulfovibrio magneticus RS-1 genomic DNA:
- a CDS encoding HD-GYP domain-containing protein: MHIDEYPILVEQLCPGLFIRIDEPGLAHPFPPKGFKLRTDADVAKVMALGLAHVYCIPDKSDRLPISLEELDGLAGKRQKGPWTAARTPVSAELSSLKRETIERNKDRLERFAACEKRYEKAMDKVVEALKKVSSPNAEVLEAAGEVVGPMAETFLSDLDVLINVMTAKMRDEAKHYHALNVAVLSMMLAKEMGLDKAAIEEVGIGSLFHDVGKGRIPIQRFSKGNMITMNKVLKEYYMEHPKIGAKMLAAVPGFPPSAQMLVLQHHELLDGTGFPARLQGAAVALGARIAAVANVYDRLCNSKDGTPVRTPHEAMKALYKKRGPLDPKAVTMFIRKLGVYPPGSLVELSNTMQGMVVSANIRDSLRPSVKVYHPDIPKREALIIDLTIETELTVVKALRPEDLAPDVLQYLNPGKQVSFYVDAAPRA; this comes from the coding sequence ATGCATATAGACGAATACCCCATACTGGTGGAACAACTGTGTCCTGGGCTTTTCATCCGCATCGACGAGCCCGGACTGGCCCACCCCTTTCCGCCCAAAGGCTTCAAGCTGCGCACCGACGCCGATGTGGCCAAGGTCATGGCCCTGGGGCTGGCCCATGTCTACTGCATCCCCGACAAATCCGACCGCCTGCCCATCTCTTTGGAAGAACTCGACGGCTTGGCCGGCAAACGCCAGAAAGGCCCCTGGACCGCCGCCCGCACCCCGGTCTCGGCCGAACTCTCCAGCCTCAAGCGCGAAACCATCGAACGCAACAAGGATCGCCTCGAACGCTTCGCCGCCTGCGAGAAGCGCTACGAAAAGGCCATGGACAAGGTGGTCGAGGCGCTTAAAAAGGTCAGCTCCCCCAACGCCGAGGTCCTGGAAGCGGCCGGCGAAGTGGTTGGCCCCATGGCCGAGACGTTTCTTTCGGACCTTGATGTGCTCATAAACGTCATGACGGCCAAAATGCGCGACGAGGCCAAGCACTACCATGCCCTCAACGTGGCCGTGCTTTCCATGATGCTGGCCAAGGAAATGGGGTTGGACAAAGCGGCCATCGAGGAAGTGGGCATCGGTTCGCTTTTCCACGATGTGGGCAAGGGACGCATCCCCATCCAGCGGTTTTCCAAGGGCAACATGATCACCATGAACAAGGTGCTCAAGGAATACTACATGGAGCACCCGAAAATCGGGGCCAAGATGCTGGCCGCCGTGCCCGGGTTTCCGCCTTCCGCCCAGATGCTGGTGCTCCAGCACCACGAACTTCTCGACGGCACGGGCTTTCCGGCCAGGCTTCAGGGAGCGGCCGTGGCGCTCGGGGCGCGCATCGCCGCCGTGGCCAATGTTTATGACCGGTTGTGCAATTCCAAGGACGGCACGCCCGTCCGCACGCCCCACGAGGCCATGAAGGCCCTCTACAAAAAGCGCGGCCCCCTGGACCCCAAGGCCGTGACCATGTTCATCCGCAAGCTCGGCGTCTATCCGCCGGGTTCCCTGGTCGAGTTGTCCAACACCATGCAGGGCATGGTGGTCTCGGCCAACATCCGCGATTCCCTGCGCCCAAGCGTCAAGGTCTACCACCCCGACATTCCCAAGCGCGAGGCGCTGATCATCGATCTGACCATCGAAACCGAACTGACCGTGGTCAAGGCGCTGCGTCCCGAAGACCTCGCTCCGGACGTGCTGCAGTATTTAAACCCCGGCAAGCAGGTTTCCTTCTATGTGGACGCCGCGCCCCGGGCCTAG
- a CDS encoding class I adenylate cyclase — protein MSRPGSPARAIMRTLRTGLSQPPGSDLGALLPLARQALAFIDRGGVDDPATAAEASEVAFLLAALLDAGDENFARQAFPLLFRLGVEGEVLAVTHLETLPEELAVSLLSGLRDEEKLLFANAFFRRPRADRPKTAALCLEVLEDVVERIPDELLILLDLLANRHEYPALPLRNALIRGRLGMWLARLLQMDLSAEQIRYMARVSGRLREPGLVEKLAARLGDLDEVSAEIICRALAETPGLDPAVVSAPARALVDTPEASLTAAALCALARCDEGQAAQSLAALAAAAPGRVAELAPCLAGLSHAAYNQAVRALPPQGRRAMVCAVYAVLAAALPGPVQAAARGLAKAGATDQVLVDVLAADLAARARAAARPLPGRAPLPGPATAAGQSGKGLWSRVKTLVAQPSGTSGEPADNLRRELATPGARLEKRQIMWTALDGAVLADVEVARCSLKAVSLMGAAMTGTVFSASQFADVNFEGARLENVTFDGCRFLNCRFSEAVLRKVRFIDCDMRLCAFGGLAGEDVAMTGLDALACDFIGATLTGLTLTRCRLRAVSLVRAVVHDCACQGAVFSDCLFEMAAFVRIRFVSVRTEGCYFAKSRFIGPTDEPDILGAVARDEASAILEAAEAGQTLPSALADGPGLRLIAAVCDIVLAGRDYRRRRLAMLANNKRRLAWARRRLGEDGAAFLEMLPALVQAPLVRDDNGLRPAPAARIAGQVPNLATARLTAAHFGDRATEAATLPDDAIRIEAVYTIGSVGTVAQTDDSDLDVWVVLAEADATRPDLPAFQDKLDAVSRQADRDHNLEIHFFLMSVSDIRDNIFGYSADEGYGSAQGCLLKEEFYRTALVVAGKKPAWWCLPPDIAEEGYAKAMAALGRTAADVAADCLDFGCVRAIAGDEYFGASLWMIVKSLTSPFKSIIKFGLLEKYAAHPGRPSLLCETLKASILANQGGLWRCDPYALLFKEVSRHYEESGQAGAMELLRQAFLQKTGFDPCDEYASRTGEAILDHFFPYAPPATGSCPPLPKKAGAEAETGFAQGMVLCDAISNYFLKAYERLKNRSAELGAAGGLTERDQAMLSRRIAASFAKRVGKVMRLPFLRPGRHLFDSLEIGLEDGKGREAGLVVRGEPAVRGGARKSRQKETLRQELSVVRLAAWLVANELYRPGLHVQATLLPAPLTLPDCVGLLSAVHDLFPARATFNPPLSWGLSPEKVTAALLVVNMTAPREERATVSIDTLYATSWGEFFHLERTTGLESLGISPRDYLIDSMGLTLDPDARIKVFAPAKSLCQAVRRAKRG, from the coding sequence GTGAGCCGGCCGGGCTCGCCGGCCCGGGCCATCATGCGGACCCTGCGCACGGGCCTGTCCCAGCCGCCGGGTTCCGACCTCGGCGCGCTGTTGCCCCTGGCCCGGCAGGCCCTGGCCTTTATCGACCGGGGCGGCGTGGACGATCCGGCCACCGCCGCCGAAGCCTCCGAGGTGGCCTTTCTCCTGGCGGCGCTGCTCGACGCCGGGGACGAGAATTTCGCCAGACAGGCCTTTCCCCTGCTCTTTCGCCTGGGCGTCGAGGGCGAGGTGCTGGCCGTGACCCACCTGGAAACCCTGCCCGAGGAACTGGCCGTCTCCCTGCTCTCGGGCCTTCGCGACGAGGAAAAGCTCCTTTTCGCCAACGCCTTTTTCCGCCGCCCCCGGGCCGATCGCCCCAAGACCGCCGCCCTGTGCCTGGAAGTCCTCGAGGACGTGGTGGAGCGCATCCCCGACGAGTTGCTCATCCTGCTTGACCTCCTGGCCAACCGCCACGAATACCCGGCCCTGCCCCTGCGAAACGCGCTCATCCGGGGACGGCTGGGCATGTGGCTCGCCCGGCTGCTGCAAATGGACCTTTCGGCCGAGCAGATACGCTATATGGCTCGGGTGTCCGGCCGGCTGCGCGAGCCGGGGCTGGTGGAAAAACTCGCGGCGCGCCTTGGCGACCTCGACGAAGTCTCGGCCGAGATCATTTGCCGCGCCCTGGCCGAAACGCCCGGCCTTGATCCGGCGGTCGTGTCCGCCCCGGCCCGGGCCTTGGTCGACACCCCGGAAGCTTCGCTCACCGCCGCCGCCCTGTGCGCCCTGGCCCGGTGCGACGAAGGCCAAGCGGCCCAGTCCCTGGCCGCCCTGGCCGCCGCCGCGCCCGGACGCGTGGCCGAACTGGCCCCGTGCCTGGCCGGATTATCCCACGCCGCTTACAACCAGGCGGTGCGCGCCCTGCCGCCCCAGGGCCGCCGGGCCATGGTCTGCGCCGTGTACGCCGTGCTGGCCGCCGCCCTGCCCGGGCCGGTCCAGGCCGCCGCCCGGGGACTGGCCAAGGCCGGCGCGACCGACCAGGTGCTTGTCGATGTCCTGGCCGCCGATCTGGCCGCCCGCGCCCGGGCCGCCGCCCGCCCTCTCCCAGGCCGCGCGCCCCTGCCCGGGCCGGCCACGGCCGCCGGCCAATCCGGCAAAGGCCTCTGGAGCCGCGTCAAAACCCTGGTTGCCCAGCCGTCCGGGACTTCCGGCGAACCGGCCGACAACCTGCGCCGGGAACTGGCCACGCCAGGCGCGCGCCTGGAAAAACGCCAGATCATGTGGACTGCCCTGGACGGCGCGGTCCTGGCCGACGTCGAAGTGGCCCGGTGTTCGCTCAAAGCCGTCAGCCTCATGGGCGCGGCCATGACCGGAACCGTTTTTAGCGCCAGTCAGTTCGCGGACGTCAATTTCGAAGGCGCGCGCCTGGAAAACGTGACCTTTGACGGCTGCCGCTTCCTCAACTGCCGGTTCTCCGAAGCCGTGTTGCGCAAGGTGCGCTTTATCGACTGCGACATGCGGCTTTGCGCCTTTGGCGGACTGGCTGGCGAGGATGTGGCCATGACGGGCCTGGACGCCCTGGCCTGCGATTTCATCGGCGCGACCTTGACCGGGTTGACCCTGACCCGTTGCCGGCTGCGGGCTGTCAGCCTGGTACGGGCGGTGGTCCACGACTGCGCCTGCCAAGGCGCGGTTTTTTCCGACTGCCTGTTCGAGATGGCGGCGTTTGTCCGCATCCGTTTTGTCAGTGTACGCACCGAAGGTTGTTATTTCGCCAAATCGCGCTTCATTGGCCCCACCGACGAACCCGACATCCTGGGCGCGGTGGCCCGAGACGAAGCTTCGGCCATCCTCGAAGCGGCCGAGGCCGGACAGACACTGCCCTCGGCCCTGGCCGACGGCCCGGGGCTGCGTCTGATTGCGGCGGTGTGCGACATCGTGCTGGCCGGCCGGGACTACCGCCGCCGCCGCCTGGCCATGCTCGCCAACAACAAACGCCGCCTGGCCTGGGCCAGACGGCGGCTCGGCGAGGACGGGGCGGCCTTCCTGGAAATGCTGCCGGCCCTGGTCCAGGCGCCGCTGGTGCGCGACGACAACGGCCTGCGCCCGGCCCCGGCGGCCCGCATCGCCGGGCAGGTCCCCAACCTCGCCACCGCCCGCCTGACTGCCGCTCATTTCGGCGACCGCGCCACAGAAGCAGCCACCCTCCCCGACGACGCCATCCGAATCGAGGCCGTTTATACCATTGGCAGCGTCGGCACCGTGGCCCAGACCGACGACTCCGATCTTGACGTCTGGGTCGTCCTGGCCGAGGCCGACGCCACCCGCCCGGATTTGCCCGCCTTTCAGGACAAGCTCGACGCCGTCAGCCGCCAAGCCGACCGCGACCACAATCTCGAAATCCACTTTTTCCTCATGAGTGTGTCCGACATCCGCGACAACATCTTCGGCTACTCCGCCGACGAGGGCTATGGATCGGCCCAGGGCTGCCTGCTCAAGGAGGAATTCTACCGTACGGCCCTGGTGGTGGCCGGCAAGAAGCCGGCTTGGTGGTGCCTGCCGCCGGACATCGCCGAGGAAGGCTACGCCAAGGCCATGGCCGCCCTTGGCCGCACCGCCGCCGATGTGGCCGCCGACTGCCTGGACTTCGGCTGTGTGCGGGCCATCGCCGGAGACGAATACTTTGGCGCGTCGCTGTGGATGATCGTCAAATCGTTAACGAGCCCGTTCAAATCCATCATCAAGTTTGGCTTGCTGGAGAAGTATGCCGCCCACCCCGGCCGGCCGAGCCTTTTGTGCGAAACCCTCAAGGCCTCCATCCTGGCCAACCAGGGCGGGCTGTGGCGCTGCGATCCCTATGCCTTGCTGTTTAAGGAAGTCAGCCGCCACTACGAGGAAAGCGGCCAAGCCGGGGCCATGGAGCTGCTGCGCCAGGCCTTTTTGCAAAAGACCGGCTTCGACCCCTGCGACGAATACGCCAGCCGCACCGGCGAGGCCATCCTCGACCACTTCTTTCCCTACGCCCCGCCGGCGACCGGCTCCTGCCCGCCCCTGCCCAAGAAGGCCGGGGCCGAGGCCGAGACCGGCTTTGCCCAGGGCATGGTCCTTTGCGACGCCATTTCCAATTATTTCCTCAAGGCCTACGAACGCCTCAAGAACAGAAGCGCCGAACTTGGCGCGGCCGGCGGACTGACCGAACGCGACCAGGCCATGCTGTCGCGGCGCATCGCGGCCAGCTTCGCCAAACGGGTGGGCAAGGTCATGCGGCTGCCGTTTTTGCGGCCGGGACGGCATCTCTTCGATTCGCTGGAGATAGGACTGGAAGACGGCAAGGGGCGCGAAGCGGGGCTGGTGGTCAGGGGAGAGCCGGCCGTGCGCGGCGGCGCGCGCAAATCCCGGCAAAAGGAGACCTTGCGCCAGGAACTTTCTGTGGTGCGGCTGGCCGCTTGGCTTGTGGCCAACGAACTCTACCGGCCGGGCCTGCATGTCCAGGCGACGCTGCTGCCGGCCCCGCTCACCCTACCCGACTGCGTGGGGCTCCTGTCCGCTGTCCATGACCTGTTCCCGGCCCGGGCGACCTTCAACCCGCCCCTGTCCTGGGGGCTGTCGCCGGAGAAGGTCACGGCCGCCCTGCTGGTGGTCAACATGACGGCCCCGCGCGAAGAACGCGCGACGGTAAGCATCGACACTCTCTACGCCACGAGCTGGGGGGAGTTTTTCCACCTGGAGCGGACCACGGGCCTGGAATCCCTTGGCATCTCGCCCCGGGATTATCTCATCGACTCCATGGGGCTGACCCTCGACCCCGATGCCCGCATCAAGGTTTTCGCTCCGGCCAAGTCGCTGTGCCAGGCCGTGCGGCGGGCCAAGCGGGGCTAA
- a CDS encoding methyl-accepting chemotaxis protein, which yields MGNVKVGVKLFTSVCVTALLTLVVGVLGYQGLVGLGSALSRVTGDALPCVAGLGMVKEGLLAAQSAERTILVPELANSKEFERQRENLRAGLALADAGREIIDRMPLDEEETAQWKAFNEALAAWRKTNAQVLELVAAGKRSNALTLSIGMSQLSQKKAMDALGFLLERSRSQADALAVSSLEDVHRRTIFLTAAVAACLLFSAALGIVITLSITRPLGKGVAFAKAVAEGDLEARLDVSGRDEIAELAASMRRMLAALRDNIAAATARGEEAASEAAKACQAMEEADGLRLAAERARRDGMQQAAERLSEVAGTLSAAAAALSGHVARATDGAREQSSRLAEAAASMGEMSATVLDVAQSAATADATAASARDKASAGADVVRRAMAGIGTARDKAQTLARDMDALGGQAEGIGRVLGVIADIADQTNLLALNAAIEAARAGEAGRGFAVVADEVRKLAEKTMAATAEVGQAVRDIQAGARRSVSGVGEAVTAIESANQLAGESGQALATIVGLVETASDQVRSIAAASQQQSAASDSIEAAVAAVGSVSQDTAEAMEQAAQSLADLSEQARVIEALIEELRGEATMAALPS from the coding sequence ATGGGCAACGTCAAGGTTGGCGTCAAGTTGTTCACCTCCGTGTGCGTCACCGCGCTGCTCACCCTGGTCGTCGGCGTTCTCGGCTATCAGGGCCTGGTCGGCCTCGGGTCGGCTTTGTCCCGGGTGACGGGCGACGCCTTGCCGTGCGTGGCCGGTCTGGGCATGGTCAAGGAAGGCCTGCTTGCCGCCCAGTCGGCCGAGCGCACCATCCTCGTGCCGGAACTGGCCAACTCCAAGGAATTCGAGCGCCAGCGCGAGAATCTTCGGGCCGGCCTAGCCTTGGCCGACGCCGGGCGCGAGATTATCGACCGCATGCCCCTGGATGAGGAAGAGACCGCCCAGTGGAAGGCCTTCAACGAAGCCCTGGCCGCCTGGCGCAAGACCAATGCCCAAGTCCTTGAGCTGGTCGCCGCCGGCAAACGCAGCAACGCGCTCACGCTCTCCATCGGCATGTCCCAGCTCTCCCAGAAAAAAGCCATGGACGCGCTCGGCTTTCTTCTTGAGCGCAGCCGAAGCCAGGCCGACGCCCTGGCCGTGTCCTCCCTGGAAGACGTCCACCGGCGCACGATTTTCCTGACGGCGGCCGTGGCCGCCTGTCTGCTGTTTTCCGCCGCTCTGGGCATCGTCATCACCCTGTCCATCACCCGCCCCCTGGGCAAGGGCGTGGCCTTTGCCAAGGCCGTGGCCGAAGGCGATCTCGAAGCCCGCCTGGACGTGTCCGGCCGGGACGAAATCGCCGAGCTGGCCGCCTCCATGCGCCGCATGCTCGCCGCCCTTCGCGACAACATCGCCGCGGCCACGGCCCGGGGCGAGGAGGCGGCCAGCGAGGCGGCCAAGGCTTGCCAGGCCATGGAAGAGGCCGACGGGCTGCGTCTGGCCGCCGAGCGTGCCCGCCGTGACGGCATGCAGCAGGCCGCCGAGCGCCTGTCCGAGGTGGCCGGAACCCTGTCCGCCGCCGCCGCCGCCTTGTCGGGCCATGTGGCCCGGGCCACCGATGGCGCTCGCGAGCAGTCCTCGCGTCTGGCCGAAGCCGCCGCGTCCATGGGCGAGATGAGCGCTACCGTGCTCGACGTGGCCCAAAGCGCGGCCACGGCCGACGCCACCGCCGCCTCGGCCCGGGACAAGGCCAGCGCCGGCGCCGACGTGGTGCGTCGGGCCATGGCCGGCATCGGCACGGCCCGGGACAAGGCCCAAACCCTGGCCCGGGACATGGACGCCCTGGGCGGTCAGGCTGAGGGCATCGGCCGGGTACTTGGCGTCATTGCCGACATCGCCGACCAAACCAATCTTCTGGCGCTCAATGCCGCCATTGAAGCGGCCCGGGCCGGCGAAGCCGGGCGCGGCTTTGCCGTGGTCGCCGACGAGGTCCGCAAGCTGGCCGAAAAAACCATGGCCGCCACGGCCGAGGTCGGCCAGGCCGTGCGCGACATCCAGGCCGGGGCGCGCCGTAGCGTGTCCGGCGTGGGCGAAGCCGTGACCGCCATCGAATCGGCCAACCAACTGGCCGGGGAGTCCGGCCAGGCCCTGGCCACCATCGTGGGGCTTGTGGAGACGGCTTCGGATCAGGTGCGCTCCATCGCCGCCGCCTCCCAGCAGCAGTCAGCGGCCTCGGATTCCATCGAGGCGGCCGTGGCCGCCGTGGGGTCGGTGTCCCAGGACACGGCGGAGGCCATGGAGCAGGCGGCCCAGTCCCTGGCCGACCTGTCCGAGCAGGCCCGGGTCATCGAGGCGCTCATCGAGGAACTGCGGGGCGAGGCAACCATGGCGGCCCTGCCGTCCTGA
- the pgm gene encoding phosphoglucomutase (alpha-D-glucose-1,6-bisphosphate-dependent) has product MAVSPLAGKPAPRSLLVNVPRLVAAYYAVKPDPTDPLCRVAFGTSGHRGTSFNGSFNEDHILATTQAICDHRAAQKITGPLYLGMDTHALSEPAWITALEVLAANGVTVRVQAGRGYTPTPVISHAILTFNRHHQGVLADGIVITPSHNPPEDGGFKYNPPSGGPADTDITKAVQDAANVYLEKKLAGVRRMTLASALAAETTEQYDYIAPYVADLANICDMAAIREAGLRLGVDPLGGSGVAYWEPMAERYGLNLSLISDVVDPTFSFMTVDKDGKIRMDCSSPYAMARLIEHKASYDIAFGNDPDYDRHGIVTKGAGLLNPNNYLAVAISYLFASRTGWRADAAVGKTVVSSAMIDRVAAGLGRRLCEVPVGFKWFVPGLVDGSFGFGGEESAGAAYLRFDGTVWTTDKDGIIMDLLAAEITAKTGKDPAEHYAELAKRYGEPIYERMDAPATKAQKAALSKLSPELVAASSLAGEVITAKLTNAPGNGAAIGGLKVVTENGWFAARPSGTEDVYKIYAESFRGRDHLKALQAEAKEIVDAAFAAAGV; this is encoded by the coding sequence ATGGCCGTCAGTCCCCTCGCCGGCAAGCCGGCGCCGCGTTCGCTTCTCGTCAACGTGCCGCGCCTGGTCGCCGCCTATTATGCCGTCAAGCCCGATCCGACCGATCCCTTGTGCCGCGTCGCCTTTGGCACCTCGGGCCATCGGGGCACATCGTTCAACGGTTCCTTCAACGAAGACCACATCCTGGCCACGACCCAGGCCATATGCGACCACCGGGCCGCCCAAAAGATCACCGGCCCGCTCTATCTCGGCATGGACACCCATGCCCTGTCCGAGCCGGCCTGGATCACCGCCCTGGAAGTGCTGGCCGCCAACGGCGTCACCGTGCGCGTCCAGGCCGGCCGGGGCTACACCCCGACCCCGGTCATCTCCCACGCTATCTTGACCTTCAATCGCCATCACCAGGGCGTGTTGGCCGACGGCATCGTCATCACGCCGTCCCACAACCCGCCGGAAGACGGCGGCTTCAAGTACAATCCGCCCTCGGGCGGCCCGGCCGACACCGACATCACCAAGGCCGTGCAGGACGCCGCCAACGTCTACCTCGAAAAGAAGCTGGCCGGCGTGCGGCGCATGACCCTGGCTTCGGCCCTGGCCGCCGAGACCACCGAGCAGTACGACTATATCGCGCCCTATGTGGCCGATCTGGCCAACATCTGCGACATGGCCGCCATCCGCGAAGCCGGGCTGCGCCTGGGCGTCGATCCCCTGGGCGGCTCGGGCGTGGCCTACTGGGAGCCCATGGCCGAGCGCTATGGCCTCAACCTGTCGCTTATAAGCGACGTGGTGGACCCGACCTTTTCGTTCATGACCGTGGACAAGGACGGCAAGATCCGCATGGACTGCTCCTCGCCCTACGCCATGGCCCGGCTCATTGAGCATAAAGCGTCCTACGACATCGCCTTTGGCAACGACCCGGACTACGACCGCCACGGCATCGTGACCAAGGGGGCGGGGTTGTTAAATCCCAACAACTATCTGGCCGTGGCCATCAGCTACCTTTTCGCCTCGCGCACGGGCTGGCGCGCCGACGCGGCCGTGGGCAAGACCGTGGTGTCCAGCGCCATGATCGACCGGGTGGCGGCGGGGCTTGGCCGCAGGCTGTGCGAGGTGCCGGTGGGGTTCAAGTGGTTCGTGCCGGGTCTGGTCGACGGCTCCTTCGGCTTTGGCGGCGAGGAGAGCGCCGGCGCGGCCTATCTGCGCTTTGACGGCACGGTCTGGACCACGGACAAGGACGGCATCATCATGGATCTGCTCGCCGCCGAGATCACGGCCAAGACCGGCAAGGACCCGGCCGAGCACTACGCCGAGCTGGCCAAGCGCTACGGCGAGCCCATCTACGAGCGCATGGACGCCCCGGCCACCAAGGCGCAGAAAGCGGCCCTGTCCAAGCTCTCGCCCGAGCTGGTGGCGGCTTCGTCCCTGGCCGGCGAAGTGATAACGGCCAAGCTGACCAACGCCCCGGGCAACGGCGCGGCCATCGGCGGGCTGAAGGTGGTGACGGAAAACGGCTGGTTCGCGGCCCGACCGTCGGGCACCGAGGACGTCTATAAAATCTACGCCGAAAGCTTCCGGGGGCGCGACCACCTCAAGGCCCTCCAAGCCGAGGCCAAGGAGATCGTGGACGCGGCTTTTGCCGCCGCCGGCGTGTAA
- a CDS encoding branched-chain amino acid transaminase codes for MGVRTDFIWMDGAMVPWDQANVHVLTHTLHYGVGVFEGIRAYECTDGSSAVFRLNEHIERLLGSAKVMGMKVPFSHEQLAEACVETLKANKMTAGYIRPLIFIGSGEAMGVNPGPNPVRVAIAVWPWGAYLGAEALERGIRICTSSYTRHHVNVMMTKAKVAGNYVNSVLAKTEALADGYDEALLLDPTGYVAEGSGENVFIVKKGVIKTPPLTSILAGITRDSLITLAKELGYEVVEQLFTRDEVYMADEAFFSGTAAELTPIRELDRRVIGEGHAGPVAKALQAAFFKVVKGENPAYANWLRRYSL; via the coding sequence ATGGGTGTTCGGACTGATTTCATCTGGATGGACGGCGCGATGGTGCCCTGGGACCAGGCCAACGTGCATGTCCTGACCCATACGCTGCATTACGGCGTGGGCGTGTTCGAGGGCATCCGGGCCTACGAATGCACTGACGGCTCGTCGGCCGTTTTTCGCCTGAACGAGCATATCGAGCGCCTGCTCGGCTCGGCCAAGGTCATGGGCATGAAGGTTCCCTTCAGCCACGAACAGTTGGCCGAGGCCTGCGTCGAGACGCTTAAGGCCAATAAAATGACCGCCGGCTACATCCGGCCGCTGATTTTCATCGGCTCCGGCGAGGCCATGGGCGTCAACCCCGGCCCCAACCCGGTGCGCGTGGCCATCGCCGTGTGGCCCTGGGGCGCCTATCTCGGCGCCGAGGCCCTGGAGCGCGGCATCCGCATCTGCACGTCGAGCTACACCCGCCATCACGTCAATGTCATGATGACCAAGGCCAAGGTGGCCGGCAACTACGTCAACTCCGTGCTGGCCAAGACCGAAGCCCTGGCCGACGGCTACGACGAGGCCTTGCTCCTTGATCCCACCGGCTACGTGGCCGAAGGCTCGGGCGAAAACGTCTTTATCGTCAAAAAAGGCGTCATCAAGACCCCGCCCTTGACCTCCATCCTGGCCGGCATCACCCGGGACAGCCTCATCACCCTGGCCAAGGAGCTCGGCTATGAGGTGGTGGAGCAGCTTTTCACCCGCGACGAAGTCTACATGGCCGACGAAGCCTTTTTCTCCGGCACCGCCGCCGAGCTGACCCCCATCCGCGAACTCGACCGCCGGGTCATCGGCGAAGGCCATGCCGGACCGGTGGCCAAGGCCCTGCAGGCCGCCTTTTTCAAGGTGGTCAAGGGCGAAAACCCGGCCTACGCCAACTGGCTGCGCCGTTACAGCCTGTAA
- a CDS encoding tetratricopeptide repeat protein, whose amino-acid sequence MQQPPSSQARPRSGHKPVKGVFSIESQKFLGIGGINRAGQRLFFYAEQPADSDQVLMQRLSRDFIPTGPRRAISREQLFTQYQPEPSVYLNKVVPVMRRLEEAVSAADGHRERQELFAAEFEYKGVLQLDEEHVRAAFGLGLTYLERQEKHNADVVFHKIMRIEAAFTPEHKHLFNEFGIQMRKLGMFDEAMRYYSQAYRLCNTDEHLLYNMARTLFEKGRVKSCRAMLGQALRLNPEFPEGRAFLAYLESLARGEAATEPPLSAATLEKPPGVLDEPPLAQGH is encoded by the coding sequence ATGCAACAGCCCCCTTCTTCGCAAGCCAGGCCCCGGTCGGGCCACAAGCCCGTCAAGGGCGTGTTTTCCATTGAATCCCAGAAGTTTCTCGGCATCGGCGGCATCAATCGGGCCGGGCAGCGGCTTTTTTTCTACGCCGAGCAGCCGGCCGATTCGGACCAGGTGCTCATGCAGCGTTTAAGCCGCGACTTCATTCCCACTGGACCCCGGCGAGCCATCAGCCGGGAACAGCTTTTCACCCAGTACCAGCCCGAACCCTCGGTCTACCTCAACAAGGTCGTTCCGGTCATGCGCCGGCTGGAGGAGGCGGTCAGCGCGGCCGACGGCCATCGGGAACGCCAGGAGCTTTTCGCCGCCGAATTCGAATACAAGGGCGTGCTGCAACTGGACGAAGAACATGTCCGGGCGGCCTTTGGCCTGGGGCTTACCTATCTGGAACGCCAGGAGAAGCATAACGCTGACGTGGTCTTCCACAAGATCATGCGCATCGAAGCGGCGTTTACGCCCGAGCACAAGCACCTGTTCAACGAATTCGGCATCCAGATGCGCAAACTCGGCATGTTTGACGAGGCCATGCGCTATTACAGCCAGGCCTACCGCCTGTGCAACACCGACGAACATTTGCTCTACAACATGGCCCGCACGCTATTTGAGAAAGGGCGCGTGAAAAGCTGCCGGGCCATGCTGGGACAAGCCCTTCGGCTCAATCCTGAATTCCCGGAGGGGCGGGCCTTTCTGGCCTATCTCGAATCCCTGGCCCGGGGAGAGGCCGCCACGGAACCGCCGCTTTCCGCCGCTACCCTGGAAAAACCTCCCGGCGTCCTGGACGAACCGCCGCTGGCCCAGGGCCATTGA